A window of the Hordeum vulgare subsp. vulgare chromosome 5H, MorexV3_pseudomolecules_assembly, whole genome shotgun sequence genome harbors these coding sequences:
- the LOC123452707 gene encoding probable NADH kinase: protein MARRRVLLYLKPFDVYPPRPLPGASSPTFPPPPPPPRAANPKILSYLDDRCRVHKDTINLCKSVLQGKPLDWISVQRNHLSNPIHDVDLVITVGGDGTLLRASHFLDSSIPILGVNSDPTCSDEVDELTEEFDARRSTGYLCAATARNFEEILDATLAGSRHYSELSRISVKLNESQLPTYALNDILVSHPCPASVSRFSLRKRSNGETSRLINSRSSGLRVATATGSTAAMLSAGGFMMPISSRELQYMIREPISPTDADKPLLHGLVKQEQHMLVVWYNQEGAVYIDGSHVAYSIQHGDTLEISSDAPVLKVILPEYLLKQASL, encoded by the exons ATGGCGCGCCGCCGCGTGCTCCTCTACCTCAAGCCTTTCGACGTCTATCCTCCACGACCGCTCCCCGGCGCCTCCTCGCCCACCTTCCCgccaccgcctccgccgccgcgcgCCGCCAACCCCAAG ATCTTAAGTTATCTGGACGATAGATGCAGAGTCCACAAGGACACAATCAATCTCTGTAAGAGTGTACTACAGGGCAAGCCCCTTGACTGGATCTCAGTGCAGCGAAATCATTTGTCAAATCCAATACATGATGTGGACCTTGTGATTACTGTCGGTGGTGATGGCACTCTTTTACGGGCTAGCCATTTTTTGGATAGCTCGATTCCCATTTTAGGTGTAAATTCAGATCCTACTTGTTCTGATGAG GTTGATGAGTTAACTGAGGAATTTGATGCGAGAAGAAGCACGGGATATCTTTGTGCAGCTACTGCCAGGAACTTTGAGGAG ATACTTGATGCAACCCTTGCTGGCAGTAGACACTATTCAGAGCTGTCAAGAATATCAGTGAAACTAAACGAATCCCAGTTACCAACTTATGCTCTGAATGATATATTGGTGTCACACCCCTGTCCTGCAAGTGTATCACGCTTCTCATTAAG AAAAAGAAGCAATGGGGAGACCTCACGTTTGATTAATTCTAGATCAAGCGGTCTCAGGGTTGCAACAGCTACTGGATCAACTGCTGCCATGCTATCGGCAGGGGGATTTATGATGCCAATATCAAGTCGTGAGCTTCAGTATATGATAAGGGAGCCCATTTCACCAACGGATGCCGACAAACCACTGCTCCATGGGTTAGTTAAGCAAGAACAACATATGCTTGTTGTTTGGTACAATCAAGAGGGtgctgtgtatattgatggttctCATGTAGCATATTCAATCCAGCATGGGGATACACTTGAGATCTCCTCAGATGCTCCGgtcttaaaagttattttaccagAATATCTGTTAAAGCAGGCATCTTTATAA